From the Candidatus Atribacteria bacterium genome, the window GGTATTTTAAGTGAAACTGTTTTCATGGTAGTAATTAGGCTCATTTTAATCCCAAAATAAACTCCTAACAATGAAATTAACAAACAAACCGACCAAATAATTATTATTAAATAACTTCGAACTTTACCTTTAAATTTGTCTATTATAATATTAACACTATAATGACTTTCATCTCTTGCTGCCTTGCTGGCACCCCAATAAACTAATAACATAAATAAATATATTGAGATTTCTTCATACCAGCCCATAGAATATTTAAAAAAATACCTATTAAAAACAGCAAAAATACTTACTATTAATAACAGCAGGGGGGCTATAGTAAGCATTCTATCTTCAATCCATGTAAAATAATTTACTACTTTTTCTAGTATTTTTAGCAATTTATTTCTCCTTGTTCTATGTTATTTGTCAATTAAGTTAAATTAGATATAAATTGTTTGTTTAATTTACAAGAGGCAAAATTTGCTTTTGCCTCTTGTAAATTATAGGATAAAATTATTTATCATTATTTTGTTTTAACTATTATTCTTTATTTATTTTCTTCCAACCAATCAGCTATAACTTTATCTCCTTCTGCCAATGTTTTCAAAATATCCATATCTATTGTTTTGCCATATTTATCCAATAATTTTGGTAATACCGTCTTTCTTAATTCTAACTTTTCTTCAGGTGTAATCATTACTATTGCTTTTGCACCATTTTTAACTTCACCATTTAAAGAATAGTCAGCTGATCCTAAAGACCATATACTTGATACATTCATTGCTCCAACAGCAGCTTGTCTTATAACGTTTTGATATGCCTTAGGGAGCGAATCCCACGATTTCTTGCTCATTGCTATACCTACGACAGATGAATAGTGATCAGAGCCAAAATAGTAAGGTGCTGGTTCAATAAACTTCATCATGGTGTAAGCTGCCGGAGAATTTTCTGCAGCATCCACAGTTTTCAATTGTAAGGCGGTAAAACATTCTGAATAAGGCAATGGTGTAGCAATTGCTCCCATAAAGTTAAAGGCATCTACCTGTATAGGGCTAGCCATGGTTCTGATTTTTATTCCTTTAAGATCTTTAATTGAATTTATAGGTTTATTAGAAAAAATATCCCTTCTTCCCATTGGTGCCATACTTAATACTATTATTCCGCTCTCTTCACTTGCTTTTTCTAATAATTTTTTAACCAATGGAGTATGTTCTGTAGTTGATGCAAAAGTAAACAACATTGCATCAACCAAATTTTTAAACATAAAAGGAATATCAAAAACATAAAGGGCGTCTGTATACAAACCAAGATTTGCAGACATAGTTACTACTATATCTAAAGTTCCTAATTGGAGTGATTGCAAACCTGCCTCTTCACCTGTACCCCATTCACCTGCTGGGAACATTTTGATATCAATATCCCCATCACTAAGATATTTAACACCTGATTCAAAAGTTTGTAATATTAATCCCGTCTCTCCCCAGATGGCTTCATCTGCTATTGCATTGAATTTATATTTTGCCTCACAATATCCAGAAGACACAATCAACAAAAGCATTGCTATTAATATCAAAAACAAACTAATTTTATTTTCATTTAACTTTAACATTCTTTCCCCTTTCTTTTTTAGTTTTTATCTAAATTCTTAATCTACACTCTTAATCTAAATTTTGCCTCCTCTTTTTTAAAATAATTCTTGATGCTTTTTATTTTCAGCTTTGCCCCCCCTCATTTTTTATCTTGTAAAATCATTAGATAATATCAGCGGATGTTATACTCTGGAACATGTCACCAGCTGTTTATTCATCCAAGGATAAATTTGCGGTATTTTATTTTTTTTGATTAAACGAATATTAATAATTATTATTTTTAAATTATTCTATGTTTTTTTATATAATTTTTAGTATAGCTTTGTCCGTAGATGCCATTCCGGGGTCACATATATAACCTAAATTTTTAAATAATTTTTTAAAATCAGCTTCTACTATTCCATCATTCTTATTAATTATTGCACCTTTTAGAGAAAGTAATGCTGATTGTACTGCCCATCCAGAAGATAGAGCCAATTTATAAGCACATCCCTCCTTAGCCCCATCACAGATGAGGCCAGAAATAGAACCAACCATGTTATAGAGTGCACCAAGGATTTGCTCTTTATTACCTCCTAAGAGATAGACCACGCCCGCACTAGTTCCTATTCCTGCCGCTACTGCACAACCGCACATGGCAGACAAAGTACCAGTATAAGATTTAATAAAGAAGGTAATCAGATGAGTCAATGCCAAGGATCCAATCAATTTTTCTGATGAAATTTTTTGTTTTTCTGCGACCGCATAATTGGTCAAGAAAGTAGTAATACCATGATTTCCACTCCCTGCCGTACTCATTACCGGAAGTCTGCTGCCAGACATTCTGGCTTCTGAGGCAGCGGCACATAATATTTGAGCTCGAGTAATCATATTATCAGTCAATAATCCTTCATGAATCAAATTAGTAAGCGCGAAAGCGACACCTGATTTTATTTTCAATCCTTCCTGTGCTATTTTCAAGTTCATCATTACACCATCTTCTAAAAATAATAATTCCTCTTGTGGTGTTTTAGTTATGAATTGCAGGAAATCATCCAACGTATATTCCTGGATAAAATTATTTGAGAAATTAAAACCTTGCCTTTTTCTTCTAAAGGGTTTAAACTGATTATGTTTATCAAGTTTTTCTATTTTTACAACATTAAGATGGTTATCTAAAACGATGACTCTGATTTTATCCTGATCAGTGACCAGATTAGCCTCAATATATAGACCCTTTAAATTTCTGTTCAAAACTATAGTTATCTTATTCTCTTTGATTAATTGCTTCGCTTTCTTTATATCTTCATCTGTTAATCCTTCGATAACTCGAAATCCTTTTTCAGTCTTTCCGGCAAGAAAACCAAAAGCGGCGGCGGCAATTAAACCTTTTTCTTTTGTACCTGGTATGGCTGCAATTAGGCCATTCTTGTAGATTTTTGAATCAACTTGAACTTTTATATATTCTAAATTACCTAAAGTCTGCTCTTTAGCTTTTGCTACTGCATAGGCAACTGCAATAGGTTCGGTGCATCCTGTAGCCGGGGCAATTCCTCTTTTTAATAAGGTAAGTAAATCCTCTTGACTTTTTTCCATTACGTTCCTCCAGTTAAACTCTAAAACACTACCTGATCATCACTCATTGCAATACGCAATAGCTTCAATTTCTATTTGTGCATCTTTGGGAAGGCGTGAAATTTCTATACAACTTCTAGTAGGAAATTGACTGGCAAAGTATTGACCATAAATCTCATTAACCCGAGAAAAATGATTCATATCCTTGAGGAAGATAGTTACCTTTACGATATTTTTTAAATTAATCGAATAAGGTTTTAAAGCTACTTTTAGATTTTCTATTGATCTTCTGGTTTGAGATTCAATATCACTTTCTACTATTTCTCCTGTAATGGGGTCAATGGGCAGTTGTCCTGAAGTAAACACTAAATTTCCAATTTTCAAAGCAGGAGAATAGGGTCCAATTGCTTTAGGTCCATCATGATTGATTAATATTTCTTTTTCCATTTAATAATTACTCCTCTTTCTATTTTTGCTTTGCTCAAAAGGCAATAATTATAATATTATAATTTGTTATCACTATACTGTTTTTCTAATTTATTATTTTTCTTTTTTGCTTTTAATTCCTCAAGATAATTATAAACAGTATAACGAGAAACATTTAAGCTATGAGCCAATTGATCAATGGCTCCTTTGATCATAAAACCGCCTTTTTCATCGACCATTTCTACTACTCTCAAATTATCTTCCTTCTGCATTAACGATATGGGCTTGTTTATTTCTTCAATTGCTTTATTAATGATATTTTCAAGAATTTCATCTACATCTTTAACAAAGGTTTCTTCTTCTTTTTGCTCACTTAAATCTACTATAGTACAGAATTCATTTATTGTTTTCTCAAACATTAAGTGACCTGTCATATCATAATTGATACATAAACATCCCACAATTTTGCTGTCTTTATCTTTTATAAATAGAGTGGAAGATTTTAAGATCCTCCCATCTTTTGTTTTCGTTTTATAGTTAACCATTTTATCTTCCTTGATATCGCCAAAGCCACCTTTTCGCCATGCGCTTAAAGCAAAGTCAGTAATAGGATCGCCGACTTTTCTTCCTGTTACATGGCCGTTTTCAATGGCAATAATCGAATGTTGAGGATTACTAAAATCATGAATCAATACCTCACATCTACTTCCAAACATTTCAGCGATAATCTCAGTCAATGAAATATATTTTTTTAATTCAAGGTTAATTTTTATATCAGAAGCCATATAATTTCCTTTAGATATTATATCATACTATCTACTTAAAATATTTTAATGCTTACTAAATTATTTTATATATTATTATAATAAAACCTTTTTTAGAAAAAGTCAAATTTTTCAATTTCTTTATAAGAAAGGGGCAGTTCTATATTTAATTTAAACTACTTTCGTCTCAAGACTTCTACCACCGCCGGTAA encodes:
- a CDS encoding TRAP transporter small permease subunit; this encodes MLKILEKVVNYFTWIEDRMLTIAPLLLLIVSIFAVFNRYFFKYSMGWYEEISIYLFMLLVYWGASKAARDESHYSVNIIIDKFKGKVRSYLIIIIWSVCLLISLLGVYFGIKMSLITTMKTVSLKIP
- a CDS encoding TRAP transporter substrate-binding protein; amino-acid sequence: MLKLNENKISLFLILIAMLLLIVSSGYCEAKYKFNAIADEAIWGETGLILQTFESGVKYLSDGDIDIKMFPAGEWGTGEEAGLQSLQLGTLDIVVTMSANLGLYTDALYVFDIPFMFKNLVDAMLFTFASTTEHTPLVKKLLEKASEESGIIVLSMAPMGRRDIFSNKPINSIKDLKGIKIRTMASPIQVDAFNFMGAIATPLPYSECFTALQLKTVDAAENSPAAYTMMKFIEPAPYYFGSDHYSSVVGIAMSKKSWDSLPKAYQNVIRQAAVGAMNVSSIWSLGSADYSLNGEVKNGAKAIVMITPEEKLELRKTVLPKLLDKYGKTIDMDILKTLAEGDKVIADWLEENK
- a CDS encoding serine dehydratase subunit alpha family protein, with the protein product MEKSQEDLLTLLKRGIAPATGCTEPIAVAYAVAKAKEQTLGNLEYIKVQVDSKIYKNGLIAAIPGTKEKGLIAAAAFGFLAGKTEKGFRVIEGLTDEDIKKAKQLIKENKITIVLNRNLKGLYIEANLVTDQDKIRVIVLDNHLNVVKIEKLDKHNQFKPFRRKRQGFNFSNNFIQEYTLDDFLQFITKTPQEELLFLEDGVMMNLKIAQEGLKIKSGVAFALTNLIHEGLLTDNMITRAQILCAAASEARMSGSRLPVMSTAGSGNHGITTFLTNYAVAEKQKISSEKLIGSLALTHLITFFIKSYTGTLSAMCGCAVAAGIGTSAGVVYLLGGNKEQILGALYNMVGSISGLICDGAKEGCAYKLALSSGWAVQSALLSLKGAIINKNDGIVEADFKKLFKNLGYICDPGMASTDKAILKII
- a CDS encoding RidA family protein, whose translation is MEKEILINHDGPKAIGPYSPALKIGNLVFTSGQLPIDPITGEIVESDIESQTRRSIENLKVALKPYSINLKNIVKVTIFLKDMNHFSRVNEIYGQYFASQFPTRSCIEISRLPKDAQIEIEAIAYCNE
- a CDS encoding transcriptional regulator, producing the protein MASDIKINLELKKYISLTEIIAEMFGSRCEVLIHDFSNPQHSIIAIENGHVTGRKVGDPITDFALSAWRKGGFGDIKEDKMVNYKTKTKDGRILKSSTLFIKDKDSKIVGCLCINYDMTGHLMFEKTINEFCTIVDLSEQKEEETFVKDVDEILENIINKAIEEINKPISLMQKEDNLRVVEMVDEKGGFMIKGAIDQLAHSLNVSRYTVYNYLEELKAKKKNNKLEKQYSDNKL